In one Pseudomonas fitomaticsae genomic region, the following are encoded:
- a CDS encoding non-ribosomal peptide synthetase, which yields MNADQLLALFARHGVVLEVDGYRLRCKAPRGFLTEELTQALKRHKQELLALLGGHDDTAIPRRVGAQESWPLSFSQRQLWFLDQLEPGNPFYNVPTAVTLKGRLDVAQLERVLNQLVARHEVLRTTFCSVDGEPRQVVHPSMPLSLPVTDLRQLPADEREQHVRFAVEQDARAPFDLATGPLLRASLLRVADDEYLWLYSVHHIIADGWSMGVILHEVATLYGDYLRGETPTLAPLPVQYADYACWQQQRVGGAVLDAQLDYWRRTLDDAPLLSTLPADRPRPLVQRYVGATFSSSVDGGTLRELTALGRQTQGTLFNVLLGALAVLLWRHSGQQDLCIGTPFANRNRPEVEPLIGHFVNTLVLRQRLNPQQTFAELLREVRGQMLDVHAHQDVPFDRVVEAVNPQRDPARSPLFQVMLVLQNTPGNAVLMPGLELAPYGTSSATAKFDLAFEWVERAGRLDLLVEYNTDLYDVATIERLSGHYRHLLEQIAADAKQPINALPLMNEAERQQVLVDFNRTAPLMQAAPCVHQLVEAQAASNPQACAVVFEGESLSYTELNARANRLARHLRTLGVGPDVRVAVCIERSLELPVALLAVLKAGGAYVPLDPDYPLGRLSHMLGDSTPAVLLTLGSAHGILRQAVQGSNREAPILDLEKDAASWASLPADNLDPRNVGVNPDHLAYVIYTSGTTGLPKGAMVAHRGLSNLLLWCLQVCGEAGAMLHKIPFGFDASAWETFWPLATGGRLVIARPGGHYEPAYLAREVREQQVTALVFVPAMLQLFLEVDEVSQCASLTDVFSGGGELPPALARRFQERLPHARLHNVYGPTETTVINSIWTLEPGAEVPAWQLPIGRPISNNRFYVLDDRDEPVPVGVTGHLHIGGVGVARGYLGLAQLSAERFIANPFVTGDRLYRSGDLARYRPDGQLEFLGRNDFQVKLRGVRLELGEIEARLEAFPGIRSAVVLMVGEAAQDQRLVACCVVAEPVDEAAVHAHLATTLPRAVIPGSYLWLDALPLTANGKVDRTALTALADEEMVNRQVNLSSPRDHIELALYQIWKSLLLAPQIGIRDNFFNVGGTSIAAIKMAHEISQQFAVEVPVRVVLSYPTIEALGGWLRVGANPALAQSNLIEFRRGSGQHNVVCIHPAGGTAFCYLSLAKGLPDETGVYGVQSPGLNPGERTEPTVEAMAEAYLRLIEPLAQQPLILTGLSFGGLVAYEMARRLTAAGHRQVTVVLLDTQGSDDPGFREQIGTVDMAEFRDKLVRFNGMYPGIEDAQVERYFNIYNHNRLAMAAFECAPRAGRVVLIQAREDFSRHQLRELRGFWRRRAGSGYLAKLVSGGHWDMLESAEIHRVSQIIRRELQRFDAQEAK from the coding sequence ATGAATGCCGATCAATTGCTGGCGTTGTTCGCTCGCCATGGCGTGGTGCTCGAAGTGGACGGTTACAGGCTGCGCTGCAAGGCGCCGCGCGGGTTTCTCACCGAAGAGCTGACCCAGGCGCTCAAGCGTCACAAACAGGAACTGCTCGCCTTGCTCGGCGGGCACGATGACACGGCGATTCCCCGCCGTGTTGGCGCGCAGGAGTCCTGGCCGTTGTCGTTCTCGCAGCGGCAGTTGTGGTTTCTCGATCAACTGGAACCCGGCAACCCGTTCTACAACGTGCCCACGGCAGTAACGCTCAAGGGACGACTGGACGTCGCGCAACTGGAGCGGGTGCTGAACCAACTGGTGGCCCGCCACGAAGTCCTGCGCACGACGTTTTGCAGCGTGGACGGTGAACCGCGTCAGGTGGTGCACCCGTCGATGCCGCTGTCGTTGCCGGTGACGGACCTGCGCCAATTGCCTGCCGATGAGCGTGAGCAACACGTGCGATTCGCCGTCGAGCAGGATGCCCGGGCGCCGTTCGATCTGGCCACCGGCCCATTGCTGCGGGCGTCGCTACTGCGCGTGGCCGACGACGAATACCTGTGGCTGTACAGCGTGCACCACATCATCGCCGACGGCTGGTCGATGGGCGTGATCCTGCATGAAGTCGCCACGTTGTACGGCGATTATCTGCGTGGCGAAACCCCGACGCTTGCGCCGTTGCCGGTGCAATACGCCGACTACGCCTGCTGGCAGCAACAGCGCGTCGGCGGTGCGGTGCTGGACGCTCAGCTCGACTACTGGCGTCGTACCCTGGACGACGCGCCGCTGTTGTCGACCTTGCCCGCCGACCGGCCGCGCCCGCTGGTGCAGCGTTATGTCGGCGCCACGTTCAGTTCCTCCGTCGATGGCGGCACCTTGCGTGAACTCACGGCGCTGGGCCGGCAAACTCAGGGCACGCTGTTTAACGTGCTGCTCGGTGCTTTGGCGGTGCTGCTGTGGCGCCACAGCGGTCAGCAGGATCTGTGCATCGGCACACCGTTCGCCAACCGCAATCGCCCGGAAGTCGAGCCGCTGATCGGCCATTTCGTCAACACGCTGGTGCTGCGTCAGCGCCTGAATCCGCAGCAGACCTTCGCCGAACTGCTGCGCGAAGTGCGGGGCCAGATGCTCGACGTCCACGCCCATCAGGACGTGCCGTTTGACCGCGTGGTCGAAGCCGTCAACCCGCAACGCGATCCCGCTCGTTCGCCGTTGTTCCAGGTGATGCTGGTGTTGCAGAACACACCGGGCAACGCGGTGCTGATGCCCGGTCTGGAACTGGCGCCCTACGGCACCAGCAGTGCCACAGCCAAGTTCGATCTGGCATTCGAATGGGTCGAGCGGGCAGGGCGGCTGGACCTGTTGGTGGAATACAACACCGACCTCTACGACGTTGCGACCATCGAGCGTTTGAGCGGGCACTACCGTCATCTGCTCGAACAGATCGCCGCTGACGCCAAGCAACCGATCAATGCCTTGCCGTTGATGAACGAGGCGGAGCGTCAGCAGGTGCTGGTCGACTTCAACCGCACCGCACCACTGATGCAAGCGGCGCCCTGCGTGCATCAACTGGTCGAAGCGCAGGCCGCGAGCAACCCTCAGGCCTGCGCAGTGGTATTCGAGGGTGAATCGCTGAGCTACACCGAACTCAATGCCCGGGCCAACCGACTGGCGCGGCATTTGCGCACCTTGGGCGTCGGCCCGGATGTGCGCGTGGCGGTGTGCATCGAGCGTTCGCTGGAATTGCCGGTGGCGCTGCTGGCGGTGCTCAAGGCCGGCGGCGCCTACGTGCCGCTGGATCCGGATTATCCGCTGGGTCGCCTGAGCCATATGCTCGGCGACAGCACGCCGGCGGTGCTGCTGACCCTCGGTTCGGCGCACGGAATCTTGCGTCAGGCCGTGCAAGGGTCGAACCGGGAAGCGCCGATCCTCGACCTCGAAAAGGACGCCGCGAGCTGGGCGTCGCTGCCGGCGGACAATCTCGATCCACGCAATGTCGGCGTAAACCCTGACCATCTCGCCTACGTGATCTACACCTCGGGCACCACCGGGTTGCCCAAGGGCGCGATGGTCGCCCACCGTGGCTTGAGCAATTTGCTGCTGTGGTGTTTGCAGGTCTGCGGCGAAGCCGGGGCGATGTTGCACAAGATCCCGTTCGGTTTCGATGCGTCGGCCTGGGAGACGTTCTGGCCGCTGGCAACCGGCGGACGGCTGGTGATCGCGCGGCCAGGCGGGCATTACGAACCGGCGTATCTGGCCCGCGAGGTGCGCGAGCAGCAGGTCACGGCGCTGGTGTTCGTGCCGGCGATGTTGCAGCTGTTTCTGGAAGTCGACGAGGTCAGCCAGTGTGCGTCGCTGACCGATGTGTTCAGCGGCGGCGGCGAACTGCCGCCAGCGCTGGCGCGGCGCTTTCAGGAGCGTCTGCCCCATGCGCGGCTGCACAACGTCTACGGCCCGACCGAAACCACGGTGATCAACAGCATCTGGACCCTGGAGCCCGGCGCGGAAGTGCCGGCCTGGCAACTGCCGATCGGTCGGCCGATTTCCAACAACCGTTTTTACGTACTCGATGACCGCGACGAGCCGGTGCCGGTGGGCGTGACCGGGCATCTGCACATTGGCGGCGTGGGCGTGGCCCGGGGTTATCTGGGGCTGGCGCAACTGAGTGCCGAGCGCTTTATCGCTAATCCGTTTGTGACAGGTGATCGGCTCTATCGCAGCGGCGATCTGGCGCGTTATCGCCCGGACGGTCAGCTGGAATTTCTCGGTCGCAACGATTTTCAGGTCAAGTTGCGCGGCGTGCGTCTGGAACTGGGCGAGATCGAAGCCCGGCTCGAAGCGTTTCCCGGTATCCGCAGCGCCGTGGTGTTGATGGTCGGTGAAGCGGCGCAGGATCAGCGGCTGGTGGCCTGCTGTGTGGTGGCCGAACCCGTGGACGAAGCAGCGGTGCACGCCCATCTGGCGACAACCCTGCCCAGAGCGGTGATCCCCGGCAGCTATCTGTGGCTCGACGCCTTGCCGCTGACTGCCAATGGCAAGGTCGATCGCACTGCGCTGACGGCATTGGCGGATGAGGAAATGGTCAACCGTCAGGTCAATCTGAGCAGCCCGCGCGACCACATTGAACTGGCGCTGTACCAGATCTGGAAAAGCCTGTTGCTGGCGCCGCAGATCGGCATTCGCGACAACTTCTTCAATGTCGGCGGCACCTCCATCGCCGCGATCAAGATGGCCCATGAAATCAGCCAGCAGTTCGCGGTCGAAGTGCCGGTGCGCGTGGTGCTCAGCTACCCGACCATCGAAGCGCTGGGCGGCTGGCTGCGGGTTGGGGCCAACCCGGCGCTGGCCCAGAGCAACCTGATCGAATTCCGTCGTGGCAGCGGCCAGCACAACGTGGTGTGCATTCACCCGGCGGGCGGCACGGCGTTCTGTTATTTGTCGCTAGCCAAGGGGCTGCCGGATGAAACCGGCGTCTATGGGGTGCAATCGCCGGGGTTGAATCCGGGGGAGCGCACCGAGCCGACGGTCGAAGCGATGGCCGAGGCTTACTTGCGCCTGATCGAACCGCTGGCACAGCAACCTTTGATCCTCACCGGGCTGTCGTTCGGCGGTCTGGTGGCCTATGAAATGGCGCGGCGGTTGACGGCGGCGGGGCATCGTCAGGTGACGGTGGTGCTGCTCGACACCCAGGGCAGCGACGATCCGGGTTTCCGCGAGCAGATCGGCACCGTCGACATGGCCGAGTTCCGCGACAAACTGGTGCGTTTCAACGGCATGTACCCCGGCATCGAAGACGCCCAGGTCGAACGCTATTTCAACATTTACAACCACAACCGCCTGGCCATGGCCGCCTTTGAATGCGCGCCGCGCGCCGGTCGTGTGGTGCTGATTCAGGCCCGGGAAGATTTCAGCCGCCATCAATTGCGTGAACTGCGGGGCTTCTGGCGTCGCCGCGCAGGCAGCGGTTATCTGGCGAAACTGGTCAGCGGCGGGCACTGGGACATGCTCGAAAGCGCGGAAATCCATCGGGTCTCGCAAATCATCCGTCGTGAGCTGCAACGCTTCGACGCGCAGGAGGCGAAATGA